The following proteins are co-located in the Acidimicrobiales bacterium genome:
- a CDS encoding transglycosylase SLT domain-containing protein, translating to MTVGLAELRRGVETLAVMANAAGTASGGANAPATTPSANGRAAAQRAAQVFAAALADATATAETAAAPSTEADSTAPLTLDTAQLAALTTATPQQRNLGDGVVLGALDHLGTPYLWGGNDPETGIDCSALVRTAFREIGVDMPRVSRDQATMGIEVGSIDDALPGDLLAFGEPVNHVAIYLGDNKMVHAPRSGEVVKVEEIDRPITTIRRVVDTQRPSGATWTSLDADRSFGPEELQALFVEAGNRWDIDPALLAAVAQVESNFDPDAVSPAGAVGLMQFMPATAAGLGVDPTDPASSIDGAAQYLRQNLDQFGSISLALAAYNAGPGNVAKYGGIPPFDETQRYVRQVQAIWSANAA from the coding sequence ATGACCGTCGGATTGGCCGAGCTCCGCAGAGGAGTCGAGACGCTTGCCGTGATGGCGAACGCCGCTGGTACCGCCAGCGGGGGAGCCAACGCGCCCGCGACCACACCGAGTGCCAACGGCAGGGCTGCGGCGCAGCGGGCTGCGCAGGTCTTCGCAGCCGCACTGGCCGACGCCACCGCGACCGCCGAGACGGCGGCCGCACCGTCGACCGAGGCCGACAGCACGGCACCACTCACGCTGGACACGGCACAGCTGGCCGCACTCACGACCGCCACACCGCAGCAACGCAATCTGGGCGACGGCGTCGTACTCGGGGCGCTGGATCACCTCGGCACCCCCTACCTCTGGGGCGGCAACGATCCCGAGACGGGGATCGACTGCTCGGCTCTGGTCCGCACCGCGTTCCGGGAGATCGGGGTCGACATGCCGAGAGTCAGCCGTGACCAGGCGACGATGGGCATCGAAGTGGGGTCGATCGACGATGCGCTCCCCGGGGACCTGCTGGCGTTCGGCGAACCCGTCAATCACGTCGCCATCTACCTCGGCGACAACAAGATGGTGCACGCGCCGCGGTCCGGCGAGGTCGTCAAGGTCGAGGAGATCGACCGCCCGATCACCACGATCCGGCGCGTCGTGGACACCCAGCGACCGTCCGGAGCCACGTGGACCTCGCTCGACGCCGATCGATCCTTCGGACCCGAGGAGCTGCAGGCGCTGTTCGTGGAAGCGGGCAATCGCTGGGACATCGATCCGGCGCTCCTGGCCGCTGTCGCCCAGGTCGAGTCGAACTTCGACCCCGATGCCGTCAGTCCCGCCGGCGCCGTCGGCCTCATGCAGTTCATGCCCGCCACCGCCGCCGGCCTTGGCGTCGATCCGACCGACCCCGCCTCGTCGATCGACGGTGCCGCCCAGTACCTGCGTCAGAACCTCGACCAGTTCGGGAGCATCTCGCTCGCTCTGGCCGCCTACAACGCCGGACCCGGGAATGTCGCCAAGTACGGCGGCATCCCACCGTTCGACGAAACCCAACGCTACGTCCGTCAAGTCCAAGCGATCTGGAGTGCCAACGCCGCATGA